One Cryptomeria japonica chromosome 9, Sugi_1.0, whole genome shotgun sequence genomic window carries:
- the LOC131858394 gene encoding uncharacterized protein LOC131858394: MVLFKDEVERERILNQENWFFVGHVMYIQSWTPNFNPIPLVVYSNPIWISLYNLPIEYWGEVYLEKIGRMLGTVLEVDFDDERDLCKIVRIWVAAVRKIPEVVFLRTTNGIWRQSMEVENVTSPCERCGSNHHNQEQCKMFVRRAYNLPRKPIQHWRRKKVTPLVMASESGPSLDGLRLVSQKDMVLAKEIRVGEAEKESDGVENLVMDGVKEADGGVGTNEDMHDVVMRAIPLTPNSAFMGRGLSDTKADHVKETIEGDIEAEKLENLDPRCLSQLANALLGKGKGIRGRRSNKQKREEREKQKGIISVIYFMKKAKGEGLSLGYR, from the coding sequence ATGGTTTTGTTTAAAGATGAGGTGGAAAGGGAGAGGATTCTTAACCAGGAGAATTGGTTTTTTGTGGGTCATGTGATGTATATACAGTCGTGGACTCCAAATTTTAACCCGATTCCCTTGGTGGTATATTCAAATCCAATTTGGATCAGTTTGTATAATTTGCCGATTGAGTATTGGGGCGAGGTGTATTTGGAGAAGATTGGTAGGATGCTTGGCACAGTTTTAGAAGTTGATTTCGATGACGAAAGGGATTTGTGTAAAATTGTTAGAATTTGGGTTGCTGCAGTGCGAAAGATACCGGAAGTGGTTTTCCTTCGCACCACTAATGGGATTTGGCGACAATCTATGGAGGTTGAAAATGTTACCAGTCCATGTGAAAGATGTGGTAGCAACCATCACAACCAAGAACAGTGCAAAATGTTTGTTAGAAGAGCGTATAACCTACCAAGAAAACCTATCCAACATTGGAGGCGAAAGAAGGTTACACCTTTGGTTATGGCTTCTGAGTCTGGGCCCTCGCTGGATGGCCTAAGATTGGTGTCTCAGAAGGACATGGTCCTTGCTAAGGAGATCAGAGTTGGTGAGGCTGAGAAGGAAAGTGATGGGGTTGAGAATCTGGTGATGGATGGGGTCAAGGAGGCAGATGGCGGAGTGGGAACTAATGAGGATATGCATGACGTGGTGATGAGGGCAATTCCTCTTACTCCTAACTCGGCTTTCATGGGTAGGGGTCTCTCTGATACTAAAGCAGatcatgtaaaagaaacaatagaAGGTGATATAGAAGCAGAAAAACTGGAAAACTTAGATCCAAGGTGCTTAAGCCAATTGGCCAATGCATTACTTGGCAAAGGTAAAGGGATTCGCGGTAGGAGAAGCAATAAGCAGAAAAGGGAAGAAAGGGAAAAACAAAAAGGGATCATCAGCGTGATATATTTCATGAAAAAGGCTAAGGGAGAGGGGCTCTCCCTTGGCTACAGATGA
- the LOC131858395 gene encoding uncharacterized protein LOC131858395, with amino-acid sequence MGDFNALLDLDEKMGGLRMSNKVMEDFREFVQINKLIDVVPKNGLFTWTNRRAGFAHISERLDRHCIGEFWSNSAMQIEVFIHPISLSDHFPVELKLSEAKPRGKSCFRFQSMWWRDPEFGTHLEGWWKESDIYSGTLSFTIELELNSINSITIAHGMSSDTYFKEEALKAKLAELLLREELYWRDKARELWIKEGDSNTKFFHATMKAKSSRNLICSILDEEGVRHSLPEDVEKEAVNYFSKILGEVDGSNLL; translated from the exons ATGGGAGATTTTAATGCATTGTTGGATCTTGATGAGAAGATGGGTGGTCTCAGGATGTCAAACAAGGTAATGGAAGACTTCAGAGAATTTGTACAGATCAACAAACTCATAGATGTTGTTCCGAAAAATGGATTGTTCACATGGACTAACCGTAGGGCTGGTTTTGCTCACATCTCTGAAAGATTGGATAGACATTGTATAGGCGAGTTTTGGTCGAATTCTGCTATGCAAATAGAGGTGTTCATTCACCCTATTTCCCTGTCAGATCACTTCCCTGTAGAGCTTAAATTGAGCGAGGCTAAACCTAGAGGGAAGAGTTGCTTTAGATTTCAAAGTATGTGGTGGCGTGACCCGGAGTTCGGCACCCATCTCGAAGGCTGGTGGAAGGAAAGCGACATTTATTCTGGAACACTGTCATTCAC GATCGAATTGGAATTAAACTCAATCAATTCTATAACCATTGCGCACGGTATGTCTTCGGATACCTACTTCAAGGAAGAAGCTCTCAAAGCAAAACTTGCAGAGCTACTGTTAAGGGAAGAATTGTACTGGAGAGATAAAGCCAGAGAATTATGGATCAAGGAAGGGGATTctaatactaaattctttcatgccACGATGAAGGCAAAAAGTAGCAGGAATCTGATTTGCTCGATTCTGGACGAAGAGGGAGTTCGACATTCTTTGCCTGAAGATGTTGAAAAGGAGGCAGTTAATTATTTCTCAAAAATATTGGGAGAGGTTGATGGATCCAACTTGTTGTAG